CTGTATGGCCGCTCGGGCAGGCTGCGTCAGTACACCGCCCTGATGGTTCTGATCAGCCGTAAAGCTAAGGCTGAAGCCAGACCTGAAATCTAATTCATCTTTTTGTTCAGCGATGCAACTGAGCCAATGATCGCAAGCCCAGCCTGCATAGTTAGCACTGGTCCACCCACCCAGAGCTACTTGCAGAAATAGCACCATAATCGCTAAGCGCAACCTCCAGTCAGACCTTTTTCCTGTACTTATTCGATTATACTGGCGAAGCTTACTTGCCAGTAAAACGAGTAATGTCAGCGTCAACAATCCACCAATCAGGTGAATAGTGACCACTGGAGGAAAAAGCTTCAGTGTGACCGTCCACATCCCGAACAATCCCTGAAGTATCACTAGCAGTAATAGCGCAAACGACAAATACACCGGATAGCCTGAGTCATTGCGTCGCCGCCAGCTAATCATAGCCAGCAGAAAAATAGTTACCCCCAGGCTGGCTGCTATATAACGGTGAGTCATTTCGATCCAGCCTTTAAACACGTCCACTTCTATTCCAGCAAAACGTTGTTCTGCTATTGCAATCTGCTCTGCTGATGCAGGCACAATTAACTGACCAAAACATCCCGGCCAGTCAGGGCATGCTAATCCCGCATCCATAATACGAGTCCAGCCCCCCATCAGAATAACCACTAGCGCCAGACCTATCGCCAGATAGCACAATAAAAGAGACCGCCGGGGACTCATTTCATCCCACCTTAGACAATTTTAGTAGTCGCTTCAGGTCTTTCAACACAGCCTGAGGCGGAAGAGACAAATCATAGCGGGCCACCATAAAACCCCGGGGATCAGCCAGTAATAGACTATTCGGCAATTGGCCGGTTTTAATCTGCTGCAAGCGTAAACGGTCACGATCCTTGCCTAAAGACGTATGCAGCCCTGGTAACAAGCTCTGCCAATTAAGGC
The genomic region above belongs to Amphritea japonica ATCC BAA-1530 and contains:
- a CDS encoding COX15/CtaA family protein translates to MSPRRSLLLCYLAIGLALVVILMGGWTRIMDAGLACPDWPGCFGQLIVPASAEQIAIAEQRFAGIEVDVFKGWIEMTHRYIAASLGVTIFLLAMISWRRRNDSGYPVYLSFALLLLVILQGLFGMWTVTLKLFPPVVTIHLIGGLLTLTLLVLLASKLRQYNRISTGKRSDWRLRLAIMVLFLQVALGGWTSANYAGWACDHWLSCIAEQKDELDFRSGFSLSFTADQNHQGGVLTQPARAAIQMVHRVGAFVVVAAVLLVSLRVFQIRSCRKPAVLLLIVLMLQLLVGGVSVIYGVPVVLAWAHHLGAVLLLLCLLWLKFRYELGVPDG